A window from Blastocatellia bacterium encodes these proteins:
- a CDS encoding YicC family protein, with product MIRSMTGFGRGTYQNNRFTIDVVVATVNHRFLDIQLRLPDELVAAEPQVRGLVLQYCQRGRINVSVTLKHTGEIAYQLNRPMIRGYLGAVAMMKQEFSIGGELDINTLASLPDVIEPVSQSGELETELVAGLDAAMKQALESVAEMRAVEGRAIAQEMYERLNVITNLVADIERDARSNLAIARERLLRRVHELAADITLDEGRVAQEVVLLAQRSDINEEINRLKSHLDQYRALLGSDQANGRKLEFLLQEMNREGTTIQSKSPSIATAKAAIELRAEVEKLREQVQNVE from the coding sequence ATGATCAGAAGCATGACCGGATTTGGCCGGGGGACATATCAGAACAACCGATTCACGATTGACGTCGTTGTTGCCACAGTCAATCATCGTTTTCTGGACATCCAATTGCGGTTGCCCGACGAGCTGGTTGCTGCCGAACCACAGGTGCGGGGATTGGTTTTGCAGTATTGCCAGCGTGGACGAATCAACGTCAGCGTGACGTTGAAACACACCGGGGAGATCGCTTACCAGTTGAATCGGCCGATGATTCGTGGTTATCTGGGCGCGGTTGCGATGATGAAACAGGAGTTTTCCATCGGCGGCGAGTTAGATATCAATACGCTGGCCTCATTGCCCGATGTGATTGAGCCGGTCAGCCAGTCAGGCGAGCTGGAAACGGAGCTGGTTGCGGGCCTGGATGCGGCCATGAAACAGGCGCTTGAATCAGTCGCCGAGATGCGCGCGGTGGAAGGGCGCGCCATTGCCCAAGAAATGTATGAACGGTTGAACGTGATTACCAATTTGGTTGCTGACATCGAACGCGATGCTCGCTCAAATCTGGCCATAGCCCGTGAGCGGCTCCTGCGGCGTGTTCATGAGCTAGCCGCTGACATCACGCTGGACGAAGGCCGAGTGGCGCAAGAAGTAGTCTTGCTGGCTCAGCGGTCTGACATCAACGAGGAGATCAATCGGCTCAAGAGTCATCTGGACCAATATCGCGCGCTGCTGGGGAGCGACCAAGCTAATGGACGCAAACTCGAATTTCTGCTGCAAGAGATGAACCGCGAAGGCACAACGATTCAATCGAAATCACCCAGCATCGCCACCGCTAAGGCCGCCATCGAGCTTCGCGCGGAAGTTGAAAAGCTACGGGAGCAGGTTCAGAATGTCGAGTAA
- a CDS encoding ABC transporter transmembrane domain-containing protein has product MQELRRLLGYLKPYLGSFITALFLMLIVALFEGATRALLVPITDRLSVAGRATQELPAASNLIDFNRYLPADFQQAMYLIALLLIVFTVIKGVAEFLSNYLMAWIGQRAVFDLRCSLYNHIIHQSARFFSQHHTNELTAHLVNDVEKIDQAVSRTVNDALRETFTLIVFLVAIFKLNWKLATYSLALGPFVYAATIFFSRRLRRTWTWVQQGYQDILNLAQETIAGHRVVKAFGMESFESERFRGLARRLMGAQLKSARFAALSPPVIELMGMLGAAGFILYALHIIAARQMTLGEFLGFLFFLFSLYDPVRKLSRIHNALQHALAAAGRVFALLDQHTEMRDKPHARPLTTFRDKIEFRHVWFAYPDASSWVLEDITFEVRAGEVVAIVGSSGVGKTTLINLLLRFYDVSRGAILIDGVDIRDVQLKSLQQQMALVTQDVMLFNDTVRHNIVYGRSDVTDRRLIEVAQAALAHEFISQLPQGYDTVIGERGVRLSGGQRQRLAMARALLKDAPILVLDEATSALDSESEFYVQSALANLMKGRTTIVIAHRLSTVRKADRIIVLEDGRIAEVGTHEQLMQQGGVYQRLYELQFADEESASSLLMQPQKWA; this is encoded by the coding sequence ATGCAAGAGCTGCGCCGGTTGCTGGGTTATCTCAAGCCGTATCTCGGCTCATTCATCACGGCTTTGTTCCTGATGCTCATTGTGGCCTTGTTTGAAGGCGCGACACGGGCCTTGTTGGTGCCGATTACAGACCGCTTGTCCGTAGCCGGTCGCGCCACACAGGAGTTGCCGGCGGCTTCCAATCTGATTGACTTCAACCGCTACTTGCCCGCCGATTTTCAGCAGGCCATGTACTTGATTGCTTTGCTGCTGATCGTGTTTACGGTGATCAAGGGTGTTGCCGAATTCCTATCCAATTACCTGATGGCCTGGATCGGGCAGCGCGCCGTATTCGATCTGCGATGCTCGCTCTACAATCACATCATTCACCAATCAGCTCGCTTCTTTTCTCAGCATCATACCAACGAGCTGACCGCGCATCTGGTCAATGATGTGGAAAAAATTGATCAGGCAGTTTCCCGCACGGTCAATGATGCGCTCCGTGAGACATTCACGTTGATCGTTTTTCTGGTGGCGATTTTCAAGCTCAATTGGAAGTTGGCTACATATTCGCTGGCGCTCGGTCCGTTCGTCTATGCGGCGACGATTTTTTTCAGCCGACGCTTGCGTCGCACATGGACGTGGGTTCAGCAAGGCTACCAGGACATTCTGAATCTGGCGCAGGAGACCATTGCTGGGCATCGGGTTGTCAAAGCGTTTGGCATGGAGTCATTCGAGTCGGAGCGGTTCAGGGGACTGGCGCGACGGCTGATGGGCGCACAGTTGAAATCGGCGCGATTCGCCGCGCTCTCGCCGCCGGTGATTGAATTGATGGGCATGCTGGGAGCGGCCGGTTTCATCCTCTATGCGTTGCACATCATTGCGGCTCGCCAGATGACGCTCGGCGAATTTCTCGGATTCTTGTTCTTCCTCTTCAGTTTGTATGATCCGGTGCGCAAACTGAGTCGCATTCATAATGCGTTACAACATGCGTTGGCTGCCGCTGGCCGCGTGTTTGCTTTGCTGGATCAGCATACCGAGATGCGTGATAAGCCGCATGCGCGACCGCTCACCACGTTCCGCGACAAGATAGAATTTCGCCACGTGTGGTTCGCCTATCCTGATGCCTCGTCATGGGTGCTGGAAGACATCACGTTCGAGGTTCGCGCCGGCGAAGTTGTGGCCATCGTTGGCTCCAGTGGCGTGGGCAAGACGACGTTGATCAATCTGCTGCTGCGGTTCTACGATGTCAGCCGTGGCGCCATTTTGATTGATGGCGTGGATATTCGTGATGTGCAGTTGAAGTCATTGCAACAGCAGATGGCGCTCGTTACGCAGGACGTGATGTTATTTAACGACACGGTGCGGCACAACATCGTCTATGGTCGGTCGGACGTAACAGACAGGCGGCTGATCGAGGTGGCGCAAGCGGCGCTGGCGCATGAATTCATCAGTCAACTGCCGCAGGGGTATGATACGGTGATTGGGGAGCGCGGCGTTCGACTCTCCGGTGGTCAGCGGCAACGATTGGCCATGGCGCGCGCGTTGCTCAAAGATGCGCCGATCCTCGTGCTGGATGAGGCGACCTCAGCGCTCGATAGCGAATCGGAGTTCTATGTGCAAAGCGCATTGGCCAATCTGATGAAAGGCCGTACCACGATTGTGATTGCTCACCGGCTCTCCACAGTGCGCAAGGCCGATCGTATCATCGTGCTGGAGGATGGCCGGATTGCTGAAGTCGGCACACATGAGCAGCTCATGCAGCAAGGAGGCGTTTACCAGCGCTTGTACGAATTGCAATTTGCTGATGAAGAATCGGCATCATCGCTGCTCATGCAGCCGCAGAAGTGGGCTTAA
- a CDS encoding TonB-dependent receptor yields the protein MKRRIRFTGVMLLLMAAWVSGASAQVSTAEVTGTVLDQAGAVVAGANIIVTNQAIGLERRTVTSDSGDYFVFKLPPGEYEVKVEAAGFSSVAQKVTLGVGQRVTLNFTLRPGVTTEVMYIEGGAPLIETTKSEIAGVVTPTEVQNLPLLNRTFAALSVIMPEARPAGNFDPTKTRIGNFAMNGGDGRQLDVNVDGGDNKDNVVGSLLQNFAYEGIQEFQVLQHRWTAESGRAVGGVVNVVTKSGSNEWHGSFFANFRDEALRTKDFFEKQTAREKPTFSRQEIGGSFGGRIVRDKLFFFGALERFRERQQNLVVPAALPQLRAIPGANVVEAIPTPYDDWLLTTKVDHRLSGKQSMFYRFSFQDNSSPNDQIPVPARADLNNGNTNDNRLYSFVVNHTYAISGTKLNVISFHFQDFKNEILGVTDAPQLSFPTVVTGKNTNVPQATLERKYQFRHDFSWQVNRHSLKFGSNYIWTDLGGYFFFGAQGYAIAFFDDPLTIVNNTNGLYPQGFATPGAVRQITYSDGRGDHEQRLHQLAFYFQDDFKVSPRLTLNLGLRWDANIGNLVDQTNNRTIRILQRLNHPLAQALTRDPDKLSRTTPSWREFQPRLGFAYDPMGEGRLVIRGGYGIFFDQLFQNLTLFSLTQSNPELYQTALDLRNDRVGSGQLATFRFGVDPLPPLPPGFSFADLAFGGFGRINDPDAREPYVQKFSIGFQKSLGQNWVLSSDYVHTLGIHEPRVQVINPQIRQICDPAYPGSTPTSPLCVRGASSRLLDRAFVDAGFPITGGRARIEQINMIGTTNRSLFDSWTTEIRGRMSKMTFRAAYVLSNSRSWGGQPVASYSGNAIQITPENQFKPEEFGPTRFDERHRFVASGVFDLPFGFQLAPILQVASSRPYSLNTGFDIDGDGLGVIDRICASANLQAVFQARGNSAALRALNPPGCTQVRVNSQRKGFIVDASGNIKERSGRYINMDLRASKVFRLGENVNLSGYIDLYNLFDVENLAFAERRGLSFATSGSTFMQPFSLFGPGFGPPVGRPLTVQLGLRLGF from the coding sequence ATGAAACGACGAATCCGTTTTACCGGTGTTATGCTGCTGTTAATGGCTGCATGGGTATCGGGAGCGTCGGCGCAGGTTAGTACGGCCGAGGTGACTGGCACCGTGCTGGATCAAGCCGGCGCAGTGGTAGCCGGCGCCAATATCATCGTCACGAATCAGGCTATCGGGCTTGAGCGACGAACTGTCACCAGCGACTCCGGCGATTATTTTGTATTCAAGCTGCCGCCGGGTGAGTACGAGGTGAAAGTTGAGGCTGCCGGCTTTAGCAGCGTGGCGCAGAAAGTGACGCTGGGGGTTGGACAGCGGGTCACGCTCAATTTCACGCTCAGGCCGGGTGTGACAACGGAGGTCATGTATATCGAAGGCGGCGCGCCGTTGATTGAAACCACCAAATCGGAGATCGCCGGCGTGGTCACGCCAACCGAGGTGCAGAACCTACCGTTGTTGAATCGAACTTTTGCGGCGCTCTCGGTTATCATGCCAGAGGCTCGGCCTGCTGGCAATTTTGATCCAACCAAGACGCGCATTGGCAATTTCGCCATGAATGGCGGCGATGGCCGACAACTGGACGTCAACGTGGATGGCGGCGATAACAAGGATAACGTTGTCGGCAGCCTGCTGCAGAATTTCGCTTATGAAGGAATCCAAGAATTCCAAGTGTTGCAGCACCGATGGACGGCTGAAAGCGGTCGCGCCGTTGGTGGTGTCGTCAATGTGGTCACCAAATCAGGCAGCAACGAGTGGCACGGTTCGTTCTTTGCCAATTTCCGAGATGAGGCGCTGCGGACGAAGGATTTCTTTGAGAAACAAACGGCCAGAGAGAAACCGACATTCAGTCGTCAGGAGATCGGCGGTTCGTTTGGCGGGCGCATCGTGCGCGACAAGCTCTTCTTCTTTGGCGCGCTGGAGCGCTTCCGTGAGCGTCAACAGAATCTGGTTGTGCCGGCTGCGCTGCCTCAGTTGCGCGCTATTCCGGGGGCCAATGTCGTGGAGGCCATTCCCACACCCTACGATGATTGGCTGTTGACGACCAAGGTGGATCATCGGTTATCGGGCAAGCAGTCCATGTTCTATCGGTTTTCGTTTCAGGACAACTCCTCGCCCAACGACCAAATTCCTGTTCCGGCAAGAGCCGACCTCAATAACGGCAACACGAACGATAACCGGCTCTATAGCTTCGTGGTCAACCACACCTATGCGATCAGTGGCACTAAGCTGAATGTGATCTCGTTCCACTTCCAGGATTTCAAGAACGAGATTCTCGGCGTCACCGATGCGCCACAGCTTTCCTTCCCGACTGTTGTCACAGGCAAGAACACCAATGTGCCACAGGCGACATTGGAGCGGAAGTACCAATTTCGTCATGACTTCTCATGGCAGGTGAACCGCCACAGTCTGAAGTTTGGGTCCAACTATATTTGGACTGACTTAGGCGGGTACTTTTTCTTCGGTGCCCAAGGGTATGCGATTGCCTTTTTCGACGATCCGCTGACCATTGTCAACAACACCAATGGTCTCTACCCGCAGGGTTTTGCCACGCCTGGAGCCGTGCGGCAAATCACTTACTCAGATGGTCGCGGGGATCACGAGCAGCGATTGCATCAGTTGGCGTTCTACTTTCAGGATGACTTTAAGGTGTCACCACGCCTGACACTCAATCTGGGCCTGCGGTGGGATGCCAACATCGGCAATCTGGTGGATCAGACCAACAATCGCACAATCCGAATTCTGCAACGACTGAACCACCCGCTGGCTCAGGCGTTGACGCGAGACCCCGACAAACTGAGTCGCACGACGCCGAGCTGGAGGGAGTTTCAGCCACGACTGGGCTTTGCTTACGATCCGATGGGCGAAGGTCGGCTGGTCATCCGCGGTGGGTACGGCATCTTCTTTGACCAGCTCTTCCAGAACCTGACGTTGTTTTCGTTGACGCAATCCAACCCGGAGCTTTATCAAACGGCGCTGGACTTGCGTAACGATCGGGTTGGCTCCGGGCAGCTTGCGACATTCCGATTTGGTGTTGATCCACTGCCGCCGTTGCCCCCCGGATTCTCGTTCGCTGATTTGGCCTTTGGCGGCTTTGGGCGCATCAATGATCCGGACGCGCGGGAGCCCTATGTTCAGAAGTTTTCTATTGGCTTCCAGAAATCGCTCGGCCAGAACTGGGTCCTGTCCAGCGACTATGTGCACACGCTGGGCATTCATGAGCCGCGCGTGCAGGTCATCAATCCGCAGATTCGCCAGATTTGCGATCCGGCCTATCCCGGCTCAACCCCAACGTCGCCGTTGTGTGTGCGTGGAGCCAGCAGCCGGCTGCTGGATCGTGCGTTTGTGGATGCCGGATTTCCCATCACCGGCGGGCGCGCCCGCATCGAGCAGATCAATATGATCGGCACGACCAACCGCTCGCTGTTTGATAGTTGGACGACGGAGATTCGCGGTCGCATGAGCAAGATGACGTTCCGGGCTGCGTATGTCTTATCCAATTCCCGGTCTTGGGGTGGGCAGCCCGTTGCTTCGTACAGCGGCAATGCGATCCAGATCACACCTGAAAACCAGTTCAAACCCGAAGAATTTGGGCCGACCCGCTTCGATGAGCGACACCGATTTGTGGCCAGCGGCGTCTTCGATCTGCCGTTTGGTTTTCAGTTAGCGCCCATTTTGCAGGTGGCCAGTTCACGACCCTACTCGCTCAACACAGGGTTTGACATTGACGGCGATGGACTGGGCGTCATTGATCGCATCTGCGCGAGCGCCAATTTGCAAGCCGTCTTCCAAGCGCGAGGCAACTCAGCGGCGCTGCGGGCGTTGAATCCGCCTGGTTGCACACAGGTTCGCGTCAACAGCCAGCGCAAAGGGTTCATCGTGGATGCCTCGGGCAACATCAAAGAGCGCAGCGGTCGCTACATCAACATGGACCTGCGCGCCAGCAAGGTGTTCCGCCTGGGCGAGAATGTCAATCTGAGCGGGTACATTGACCTGTATAACCTGTTCGATGTGGAGAATTTGGCGTTTGCTGAGCGGCGCGGCTTGAGCTTTGCCACCTCAGGCAGCACGTTCATGCAACCCTTCTCGCTGTTTGGCCCGGGCTTCGGTCCACCGGTGGGGCGTCCGTTGACAGTGCAATTAGGCCTCCGGTTGGGCTTTTAA